A single Tamandua tetradactyla isolate mTamTet1 chromosome X, mTamTet1.pri, whole genome shotgun sequence DNA region contains:
- the LOC143670263 gene encoding uncharacterized protein LOC143670263 isoform X2, with product MVPEVVIRKGHSQSANWWSYGILMFEMLTGTLPFQGKDRYETMNMILNNPFRCLKVSQGDKMFFKIQKELKKSKDIFSLELLTGIRSIYTKLAPFVEFLS from the exons ATGGTTCCTGAAGTAGTAATTAGGAAAGGCCATTCCCAGAGTGCCAATTGGTGGTCATATGGTATACTTATG tttgaaatgcttacTGGTACTCTGCCATTTCAAGGTAAAGACAGATATGAGACCATGAATATGATATTGAA TAATCCTTTTAGATGTTTGAAGGTCTCTCAAGGGGACAAAATGTTCTTCAAG attCAGAAGGAGctgaagaaatcaaaagacatCTTTTCTTTGGAATTATTGACTGGAAT ccGATCCATCTACACAAAGTTGGCACCATTTGTGGAGTTCCTGTCCTAA